From Pseudomonas vanderleydeniana, the proteins below share one genomic window:
- a CDS encoding amino acid aminotransferase translates to MHFTAIARVPGDPILGLLEAYAQDPNPNKFDLGVGVYKDAQGLTPILQSVKLAEQKLVDGQLSKSYIGGHGDLRFGSLLCELVMGADSPLIAERRVGATQTPGGTGALRLSADFIAQCLPGRGIWLSDPTWPIHETIFNAAGLKISHYPYVGADNRLNVDGMLAALEQAPKGDVVLLHACCHNPTGFDLSHADWQRVLEVVRRRELLPLIDFAYQGFGDGVEEDAWAVRLFAKELPEVLITSSCSKNFGLYRERTGALLVCTADAEKLLDVRSQLAAVARNLWSNPPDHGAAVVLTILGDPQLKQLWAEEVEAMRARIAQLRSGLVEALKPHGLAERFAHIGVQRGMFSYTGLSPVQVQRLRDEYSIYMVSSGRANVAGIDATRLEALAEAIAAVCK, encoded by the coding sequence ATGCATTTCACCGCCATCGCGCGCGTCCCCGGCGATCCGATCCTCGGTTTGCTGGAGGCCTATGCCCAGGACCCGAACCCGAACAAGTTCGATCTCGGTGTCGGCGTCTACAAGGACGCCCAGGGCCTGACGCCCATCCTGCAGTCGGTCAAGCTGGCCGAGCAGAAGCTGGTGGACGGGCAACTGAGCAAGTCCTATATCGGCGGCCATGGCGACCTGCGTTTCGGCAGCCTGTTGTGCGAACTGGTGATGGGCGCGGACTCGCCGCTGATCGCCGAGCGTCGGGTCGGCGCCACCCAGACGCCGGGGGGCACCGGCGCCCTGCGCCTGAGCGCGGACTTCATCGCCCAGTGCCTGCCGGGCCGCGGCATCTGGCTCAGCGACCCGACCTGGCCGATCCACGAGACCATCTTCAACGCCGCCGGCCTGAAGATCAGTCACTACCCCTACGTGGGGGCCGACAACCGCCTGAATGTCGACGGCATGCTCGCGGCGCTGGAACAGGCGCCCAAAGGCGACGTGGTGCTGCTGCACGCCTGCTGCCACAACCCGACCGGTTTCGACCTGTCCCATGCCGACTGGCAACGGGTACTGGAAGTGGTTCGCCGTCGCGAACTGCTGCCGCTGATCGATTTCGCCTACCAGGGCTTTGGCGATGGCGTCGAGGAAGATGCCTGGGCAGTCCGCCTGTTCGCCAAGGAATTGCCGGAAGTGCTGATCACCAGCTCCTGCTCGAAGAACTTCGGCCTGTACCGCGAGCGCACCGGCGCCCTGCTGGTCTGCACCGCCGACGCCGAAAAGCTGCTGGATGTTCGCAGTCAACTGGCGGCGGTGGCTCGCAACCTCTGGTCCAACCCGCCAGATCACGGTGCAGCGGTGGTACTGACCATCCTCGGCGACCCACAGCTCAAGCAGCTTTGGGCCGAGGAAGTCGAAGCCATGCGCGCGCGTATCGCCCAGCTGCGCAGCGGCCTGGTCGAGGCGCTCAAGCCGCATGGCCTGGCCGAACGCTTCGCCCATATTGGCGTGCAACGCGGGATGTTCTCCTACACCGGCCTGTCGCCGGTCCAGGTGCAGCGCCTGCGTGACGAGTACAGCATCTACATGGTCAGTTCGGGCCGGGCCAACGTCGCCGGTATCGACGCGACCCGCCTGGAAGCCCTGGCCGAAGCGATCGCCGCCGTCTGCAAGTAA
- a CDS encoding 4a-hydroxytetrahydrobiopterin dehydratase — MSTLTQAHCEACRADAPQVSDEELPVLLKQIPDWNIEVRDGIMQLEKVYRFKNFQFALAFTNAVGAISEAEGHHPGLLTEWGKVTVTWWSHSIKGLHRNDFIMAARTDEVGKTAEGLK, encoded by the coding sequence ATGAGCACCCTCACCCAAGCCCACTGCGAAGCCTGCCGCGCCGATGCCCCACAGGTCAGCGACGAAGAACTGCCGGTACTGCTCAAGCAGATTCCGGACTGGAATATCGAAGTTCGCGACGGCATCATGCAGTTGGAGAAGGTCTACCGCTTCAAGAACTTCCAGTTCGCGCTGGCCTTCACCAATGCCGTCGGCGCCATTTCCGAAGCCGAAGGCCATCATCCAGGCCTGTTGACCGAGTGGGGCAAAGTCACCGTGACCTGGTGGAGCCACTCCATCAAGGGCCTGCACCGTAACGATTTCATCATGGCGGCACGCACCGACGAGGTCGGCAAAACCGCCGAGGGCCTTAAATAA
- the phhA gene encoding phenylalanine 4-monooxygenase codes for MKQTQYVAREPDAQGFIDYPAAEHAVWNTLITRQMKVIEGRACQEYLDGIEKLGLPHDRIPQLGEINAVLAATTGWQVARVPALIPFQTFFELLANKQFPVATFIRTEEELDYLQEPDIFHEIFGHCPLLTNPWFAEFTHTYGKLGLKATKEQRVYLARLYWMTIEFGLVDTPQGRRIYGGGILSSPKETVYSLSGEPEHQPFDPLEAMRTPYRIDILQPVYFALPDLKRLFDLAHEDIMGLVEQAMQLGLHTPKFPPKAA; via the coding sequence ATGAAGCAGACGCAATACGTGGCTCGCGAGCCCGATGCGCAAGGGTTTATCGATTACCCGGCCGCCGAGCATGCGGTGTGGAACACCCTGATCACCCGCCAGATGAAAGTGATCGAGGGTCGTGCCTGCCAGGAATACCTGGACGGCATCGAAAAGCTCGGCCTGCCCCATGACCGGATTCCACAGCTGGGCGAAATCAACGCCGTACTGGCCGCGACCACCGGCTGGCAAGTGGCCCGGGTGCCGGCACTGATCCCCTTCCAGACCTTCTTCGAACTGCTGGCCAACAAGCAGTTTCCGGTGGCCACCTTCATTCGTACCGAGGAAGAACTGGACTATCTGCAGGAACCCGACATCTTCCACGAGATCTTCGGCCACTGCCCGCTGCTGACCAACCCCTGGTTCGCCGAATTCACCCACACCTACGGCAAGCTCGGCCTCAAGGCCACCAAGGAGCAACGGGTGTACCTGGCCCGGCTGTACTGGATGACCATCGAGTTCGGCCTGGTCGACACCCCGCAAGGCCGACGCATCTATGGCGGCGGTATTCTTTCCTCGCCGAAGGAGACGGTCTACAGCCTGTCCGGCGAACCCGAGCACCAGCCGTTCGATCCGCTGGAAGCCATGCGCACGCCGTATCGCATCGATATCCTGCAACCGGTGTACTTCGCGCTGCCGGACCTCAAGCGCTTGTTCGACCTGGCCCACGAAGACATCATGGGCCTGGTCGAGCAAGCCATGCAGCTAGGCCTGCATACCCCGAAATTCCCGCCCAAGGCCGCCTGA
- a CDS encoding sigma-54-dependent transcriptional regulator: MRIKVHCQNRIGILRDILNLLVDYGINVARGEVGGDQGNAIYLHCPNLINLQFQALRPRFETIAGVFGVKRVGLMPSERRHMELNALLGALEFPVLSIDMGGCIVAANRAAAQLLGVRVDEVPGIALSRYAPDFDLPELVRSNKSRINGLRVKVKGDVFLADIAPLQPEHEDSEAMAGAVLTLHRADQVGERIYNVRKQELRGFDSIFQSSRVMAAVVREARRMAPLDAPLLIEGETGTGKELLARACHLASPRGQAPLMALNCAGLPESMAETELFGYGPGAFEGARAEGKLGLLELTAGGTLFLDGVGEMSPRLQAKLLRFLQDGGFRRVGSDEEVYLDVRVICATQVDLSELCARGEFRQDLYHRLNVLSLHIPPLRECLDGLAPLVEHFLDQASRQIGCPLPKLAPAAMERLSHYHWPGNVRQLENVLFQAVSLCDGGLVKVEHIRLPDYGVRQPLGEFSLEGSLDEIVGRFEKAVLERLYSEHPSSRLLGKRLGVSHTTIANKLKAHDVL; this comes from the coding sequence ATGCGTATCAAAGTGCATTGCCAGAACCGCATCGGCATCCTTCGCGACATCCTCAACCTGTTGGTGGACTATGGCATCAACGTGGCCCGGGGCGAGGTCGGTGGCGACCAGGGCAATGCGATCTACCTGCACTGTCCCAACCTGATCAACCTGCAATTCCAGGCCTTGCGACCCCGGTTCGAGACCATCGCCGGGGTGTTTGGCGTGAAGCGGGTCGGGCTGATGCCCAGCGAGCGCCGGCACATGGAGCTCAATGCCCTGTTGGGGGCGCTGGAGTTTCCTGTGCTGTCCATCGACATGGGCGGTTGCATCGTCGCGGCGAACCGGGCAGCGGCGCAGTTGCTCGGCGTGCGCGTTGACGAGGTGCCGGGCATCGCGCTGTCGCGCTATGCGCCGGATTTCGACCTGCCGGAGCTGGTGCGCAGCAACAAGTCACGGATCAACGGCCTGCGGGTCAAGGTCAAGGGTGACGTGTTTCTGGCGGACATCGCCCCGTTGCAGCCCGAACATGAGGACAGCGAGGCGATGGCCGGCGCGGTCTTGACGCTGCACCGGGCCGATCAGGTCGGCGAACGCATCTACAACGTGCGCAAGCAGGAGTTGCGCGGCTTCGACAGCATCTTCCAGAGCTCGCGGGTGATGGCGGCGGTGGTGCGCGAGGCCCGGCGCATGGCGCCCCTGGATGCGCCGCTGCTGATCGAAGGTGAAACCGGCACGGGCAAGGAGTTGCTGGCGCGTGCCTGTCACCTGGCCAGCCCGCGCGGCCAGGCACCGCTGATGGCACTCAACTGTGCCGGCTTGCCGGAGTCGATGGCCGAGACCGAGCTGTTCGGCTACGGCCCCGGGGCCTTCGAGGGTGCGCGGGCCGAGGGCAAGCTCGGCCTGTTGGAACTGACCGCCGGCGGCACGCTGTTTCTCGATGGCGTGGGGGAGATGAGCCCGCGCTTGCAGGCCAAGCTGCTGCGCTTCCTTCAGGATGGCGGGTTCCGGCGGGTCGGCAGTGACGAGGAGGTCTACCTCGACGTCCGGGTGATCTGCGCGACCCAGGTCGACCTCTCGGAGTTGTGTGCCCGTGGCGAGTTTCGCCAGGACCTGTATCACCGGCTCAACGTGTTGTCGCTGCACATCCCGCCGTTGCGCGAGTGCCTGGACGGCTTGGCCCCGTTGGTGGAGCACTTCCTCGACCAGGCCAGCCGGCAGATCGGCTGCCCGCTGCCGAAGCTGGCGCCGGCAGCGATGGAACGGCTGAGCCACTACCACTGGCCGGGCAACGTCCGCCAGCTGGAGAACGTGCTGTTCCAGGCGGTGTCGTTGTGCGACGGCGGCCTGGTCAAGGTCGAGCATATCCGTCTGCCGGACTACGGCGTGCGCCAGCCGTTGGGGGAGTTCTCGCTGGAGGGCAGTCTGGACGAGATTGTCGGGCGGTTCGAGAAAGCGGTACTGGAGCGCCTGTATTCCGAGCATCCCAGCAGTCGACTGCTGGGCAAGCGCCTGGGGGTTTCCCACACCACCATCGCCAACAAGCTCAAGGCCCATGACGTCTTGTAG